One genomic region from Alosa alosa isolate M-15738 ecotype Scorff River chromosome 12, AALO_Geno_1.1, whole genome shotgun sequence encodes:
- the atg10 gene encoding LOW QUALITY PROTEIN: ubiquitin-like-conjugating enzyme ATG10 (The sequence of the model RefSeq protein was modified relative to this genomic sequence to represent the inferred CDS: inserted 1 base in 1 codon), translating to MSDDTDLPGSSCYLDERTFRLSCGLFLEHSHSLNDGWAWKEVNGSEAEGYMKKTVMVSCQVSGMPYQSSQSKPVEASDALMEDEQLCCDQEEAGGEQTAVAEGQPVVRYEYHVLYSCSYQIPVLYFRASTLEGRSLSLDEVWNNVHPNYQQRLRQGPWDTITQQEHPLLGQPXFMLHPCRTEEFMRPALETDAKQKGVNYIVTWLSVVGPVVGLDVPLSYALAVGTPAPKAVATVATPASTPVSAAASTSTSVPD from the exons ATGTCAGATGACACAGACTTACCAGGTTCCAGCTGTTACCTGGATGAGAGGACCTTCCGTCTCAGCTGCGGACTCTTCCTGGAGCATTCCCATTCCCTCAATGATGGATGGGCCTGGAAGGAAGTCAAT GGGTCAGAGGCcgaaggctacatgaaaaaaacAGTGATGGTTTCCTGTCAAGTCAGTGGTATGCCATACCAGAGCAGCCAAAGCAAACCAGTGGAAGCCAGTGATGCCCTGATGGAAGATGAACAG TTGTGTTGTGATCAGGAGGAGGCCGGAGGCGAGCAGACAGCAGTGGCTGAGGGCCAGCCTGTGGTGCGGTACGAGTACCACGTGCTCTACTCCTGCAGCTACCAGATCCCCGTCCTCTACTTCAGGGCGTCCACGCTAG AGGGACGATCACTGTCATTAGACGAGGTGTGGAATAATGTCCACCCCAACTACCAACAGAGGCTACGGCAAGGTCCATGGGACACCATCACCCAACAG GAGCATCCACTGCTTGGTCAGC TTTTCATGCTGCACCCGTGTCGGACGGAGGAGTTCATGAGGCCGGCGCTGGAGACCGACGCCAAACAGAA GGGAGTGAATTACATTGTGACGTGGTTGAGTGTGGTGGGACCAGTGGTGGGACTGGATGTTCCCCTCAGCTACGCACTGGCAGTGGGCACGCCTGCACCGAAGGCAGTGGCAACAGTAGCAACACCAGCATCAACACCGgtgtcagcagcagcatcaacatcaacatctgTCCCGGACTGA